In Glycine max cultivar Williams 82 chromosome 15, Glycine_max_v4.0, whole genome shotgun sequence, the DNA window TGCTCAGCGACGATGTCGTAAAGCATCATATTCATCTGCGCTTGGTTTGGATTCTTTTCGTCGTCAAGACTTGGCTTTGCTCCGTCTGTCATCGGCAACGACGTCCACCGCCACACCCGCCACCacatccaccaccaccaccgaaGCCACCAAATCCAAAATACACCCTCACCATGTTCCACGGCTCCATGTTACGACCTCACCGTTCTTTGTCTTAGTGCAATGGGTGGGTCTTGCGCCAGAAGAGTCCACTTAGGAGAAGTTGGGATAATTTTTGTCACTcctatcaccttgaggacaagctGATTTTCCCAGGGTGGGATAATGATAGCACCAACAATAGAGAGAACAAGGAAGACATCTCACATAAAGTTGCATGCATGACCATTAGTTAGTTAGCAAGGTTGTTAGTTAGTTACAAGCTGTTAGTTAGCTAGGCTTTTCAACGGTTAGAGAGTTAGTTGCAGGATATGTAGCAACGTAAACTCCATTGTATAGAAGGATACTGCGTGCATGAATAAGAGagtagagaaaaatcattttcaaaataaaagcttAGTGTAGTTAGGAGGGACCTTGCCCTCGAAGAGACTCTAGACAATTTACTTTGTCCAACTCccaaataatataattagaaGCATATTTCCTTTGGTGATATggtcactatttttttaaaaaaagtgttggtttaataatttttttataaaaaagttaacaCTATCATTTAATAATACAAAGAAAGTCTTTTGTtactttttctaaatttttcttttctctctaaaTTAATGTTCAGAAAGTACTTTTTATTTAAGAGAAAATTAATGATCAGAATTATtgattttcaagaaaattactaatattataaGTTTTCTCTTAGAATTAAggtttttcttaattcttttgcGATATTCTCAAACgacatttatttcaaaataaagtaaGAGTGTCGGTTGAACTGAATTATtacatcataaaataaatattaatttatattaataatttcaaaatcaatGTCACAGTGAAaagtatgtttatttatttattttgattgataaataaaaaatctacccCCCATGCATACATATTTATGGGCTAAAAGCCCAAATTTGAAAAGGGTCACCCTAGAGGCCCATAGCAATTTACTTCGGTACAAAAGGTCCTTAGCATCTTGAAGAGCCAGAAGTTGGGCCGATTGGCAGTGGAAATTCATGAAGCTGTATTGAAATCTAattgttaaacttttttttatggtacaaaattagaaaaatcatGAATAAACTGTAGTTCATTGACTTGTGGAATAAAAGAATCGAAGACAAAAGCATAGACAACTATTAAGGTAGGACATGCAATGCAATCATCATCTTCGGCCCCTATATGCGAATATCATCTTCCTTGTTTTTTGTCAAATCGTCACAATGTTCTTTGTCAACATTCCTTTCTCCTTGGTTGTTTTGGTCACATTTTTCATAATCTATTGGTGTGGACATGGGCATGACGACAACTTCTATGGCTTCAGCTTCTCGGATGGTTTCTGATGGCACCAACTGAGTaatatttttcatctctttACTTTTACCCCACAGAACCATGTACAGCCCACACACAATCAGCACTGCTCCAACCACACTGCATATGTTGTGCAAAACCAAACCATGTTAAGGACATGTATGCATAATTAAggccaaaaatatataattcatcAAAGTCAACATTTAGTGCATACCTTCCTACGTATAAGTTCTCATTCAACATCAAAGAACCGGTAATAGCCACAAGCACAAGCATTAGAGGGTTGAAAACAGACGCAAACAGAGGCCCTCTCATCTGTATGCACCATGCAGTAATAATAACCACTATTCCAGAGGCCACGATTCCCtgcaataataaaatttaactcaCATGAAAACTTTCTTATctaatttacatataaaaataaatgaagttaCAACTCAACAACCATGGTGATTATGATTAACATAAGAATACAATACCGAATAAGCCACAGCCAGTAGCCTAATATTCCAACCCAACTTCCATTGAGTCAAATCCCTCTCAAAACAGAAACCAAAAGCAGTGGCCTGTATTGCTCCCGCTGTAGACATCAGAGCCGTGCTTGAGTAGTGACAAGGGTATTCTTTGCTCATCTTAGCCTGTGCCACAAGAGCCAACgtcaataaagagaaaaaaaatgctaaattaaGAAATCTCGAGCTGGtgttgtgaaaaataaatataactaattaattaagctgACCTGAATGATGAGCCACAAAGCAAAAGAGAAGCAGCTTGCTAGGGAGCAAATTGCCCCCAACAATTTATTATTCCCAGAGTCAGCATTTAATGACGCCACTTGGCCGTTTTGGTGCTGATGTGGATGCATAAGGTTGATGTGGAAAGGCCAGATATTAATTTCTGCCCCTTTGATAAAGGTCAACAACATTGCGCCTCCAATTCCAAGTAAAGTTCCCAACACCTTGGCCTTTCCTGCTGCTGCCTTCAAATTTAGCCTTTCGAAACTACAGAAAATTcaaggaaaaattaaacaaaattaccAAAGTTATTACTGATACTTCAATTTCCACTAATCAGTAGTactgtttaatattttattgcatGAGTGATGAACATTTTACAAAGAAGAAAAGGCAGTGTTGAGGATTAATTACCCGCAGGAGATGGCCAAGACAAAGGTAATGGCTGGAATGAGGTTGTAGAGAGCGGACGCAAACGTTGCTGATGTTAAAGCCAAGGACTCATAGAAAAGGTTTTGAAATAAACTTCCCCTGTAACACCATTACATAACCATATATATAAGattggttaattaattaattaactaccaTTGACAAAATATAACGTAAGTACACATATTTTCATTGACAATTTCGATACTAATGAGTTTACATAACATACCCGAATAAGCCACAAAGACATGCCATGAAAAGCACCCTCCAAGTCATCTTTGGTCTTTTGTTCCTGTATAGAAGAAAAGACAAGAAAAACCATTTTAATTAGCCCGCCAAATAAGTTAATCTATATTGCCCTGTGCTATAATATCAGGTCCAAAAAAGCTAAATAAAGTGTATTTATTGCTTGAGTTTGAAAGTAACAATAATGAGAAACAGAAGAAGGTGGAAGTGATTAATATGATGGACCTTTCAGAAATGAGTGCGAGAGGAACAGTGAAAGCAGATCCAAAAGCGAGGCGATATGCTGTGGCAACCTTTACGCTCATTCCGTCGTTTATGGCGAGCTTGAAAAGCACATTGACAGCAGTATATGCAATTTGCACTAACACCATCAGCAACACTGGTTTCAACCCATGCAACACATTACATATGCCCCTCATTTCTACCATTGTGTTTGCAGATCGATaacaaagaaatatatatatatagagagagagagagagagcgatATGAAATGAAAGAACTTAGAAGATGTAGCGAGCAATAGCAGCAAAGGGCTATTTATACTTATAGGGGGACTGAAGAATGAAGATGCAGATTCCAAATAGTGTTTGTCATCCAGGGACCTCGGCAATTATTTACGCactactattttatattatttttagtacAACTTTAACTGAGAAATCGATAATTAAATATACCCAACCATGTGttcttattttaaacaaatctcTACCGAGTTTCTTTTTGCCACGCTGCATTATCCTTCAAAATTTTGGCTCAAACAAACTACTCTTGTAAATGTTTTAATGCATGCAATACAAGTATATATGTTTAgagaactaaaataattttattattttaaaatggtaTAAAATAATTCAAGCCGTATGGCACAAATATCATAAACGTGACAATATTATGTTTCCgtggatatttttatatatgactGCTTTGATATCAAGGTTTGACTTGTATCTTCAAACCTTTCAAAGTacaaatttgtttgtttatattGAAAGAATCAATATCATAacttatatatgtaaattttaaagagtttaatatatatatatatatatattttgtacaagcaatatatataaaataaattattttttaaatttaattaatatttaataaaatttcaagttATTAAAGTCAAACAATAATACGATGATGgtgaaaactaaataaatatcaattatattaaaaactgAATCAAGAAATATAATCCCATCTGAAACTGAGTAAGATGggattaaaagaatatataacaTATGGAGgagattattgttattatttggtGGTCTAAGTCAGTCTTTTACATAAGACTGGCAAGGAAGCATTGGGACACTCATAGTTTTATTGGCACGTGCAAaccataatatataataagattcACAGGTCAATCGAGACGTCTTGCCAATTGGACCTTACGCTTTTGGCTTGGCGTTGCTTTGCTTGTCGTTGAAGCTGATAGATAGATACACTGGACAGTGGAAGACAAACTGGACCAGTTCCTGTGGGGAGATTACTTGAACCCTTTGAACAGATTCAATTAATTAGCTACTCAGCCATGCCCTACTACCACCATCATATATTTATCCTACTAGTCTTTCAATGTTTGTCGTTCTTTTGTTATATCATGTTTTAGAATATGCTACATTCATAGTCATTGGTTGTTATATCATGTTTTAGAATATGTTACATTTAAAGCGATTTGTGCGTTCAttcaaagaaagaaagggaataattataattattcatcacaaacaaaagtatggtaatttatcatatatttgtgcatttttcaattttaaattaatttttcatcaatgattgtaactttattttttattttttaaattcactgCTCAGGCAAATCgcttttttttattgctttacGAAAATTTTCATGTATCTTCACGTTTTTTGAAAAGTCTTGGTATGCTTGTCTTATTTTGGCTATATCTTGTTTTATAGCTTTATGGAAATTTCCATGTATCTTTTTGGCtttctaaaatgattttgccTACTATATATTAAGGAATAACTTGTTTTGCATAccgtttaattaatgtttatatttaataattttttgcataAGTATTTTGAAATTAAGTATTACTCGTATCAAATCCTAGAAAGAGAAGCTTATAATTGATATCTGGCAATATCTTCAGGGTTAATCTGTAGACTTTTAGCAAGTGACAGGACGTGCGAATGAATTCAACTTATATTTGGTACAAAAACGACTTCACTATTATTGGCAAATGAAATATAAGTTTTCATTTTACAATCCACACAAAGTGATAGCTAGCACAAgttgttaataaaaatacacgttAAACACATTCACTTCATCTGGTACATTTGACTCTGCCTTTTTGAAGGGCAGATTTTTCGCAGTAGTCCGTGGAGCCACGTCCCGATTCCCCCTGCGTCTCTCGCATACAAGttaacaaaatccaaggaaCAAAACCTTTTGCCAAGACCAAAACCCTTATCCTATGAGTAATCCAATATATGCCTTGTTAATATTccaaaatataacattttaaacattaatactcctaaaaaaacattatagcaTTTGAAACATTTGATTATTACTTAGATAATTaagttaacaaataaatatctcATTTCAGAGAATCTGCCCAATGGTATAAAGtttttagttgttgtttttttaatcgGATATCCTTCGACGGAAAGTTAGGCACACATTTTCtaagatattaaaatttatgaattgaccttttttaatcaatgttttttcatacacataaattattaattgaatatCTGATtacatgcttaaaaaaataatattatctatCAATCATGTCATGTTAATATAAAGTTTGAATTGTATGCATGTTAAcaaataactaatatattagtaatgattacttatataataaaactaatgattaattactataattaacgatatacaataattttttttataagattgttttattttatgaggGATTAAAGATAACTTTTCAATAAGAGTTTAAgtagttaaaatatttattattttaaaaaatatttatcaatcttATTAGGTGTATGAAGAAAACTttattaaaagagataaaatcaattttgatgatCTCTTAGTGAAAGAATTAATCTCTAATTATCGATTAAGAATATCCTTGTTAAAAgcttaattttttgctttttgttacaaaaagtTTAGTGAGTTAGGTCCTAGGGACTTATTAGAGTCAAAATAGATCTCAAGGCTCAATGAACTTATAAAAATACTTGCATATTATCCATCAAAAAAGAGTCTTCATATCAACcataaaaatcaaactcgcATCTTTTTTGAGACATGAGATTGTTTTTTACCAACCAACTTTTGTTggtcattaaataaataaccaatcaAACTCATTCAtttatatgattaaataaataagtttaagcATAAAATTAGAGtcaattatttaaatgagtcatttaagttttacaaaattgttaactaattaataaCTACCAACATTCAGTTGCTTTATGTAAAACTAAACTCAATTCATTTAAGTAAGATCCCATGTTCAAGACTTAGAAACTTATGAATAAACAcacataattgataaataagaaTGTTTACAATAAATCATAGAGTTTGTTCTTGTTCAACCAAAGTGAGATCCCTTCTTATTCTTATCTTATATATACCatgtagttaattttaatttttaataattgtattttaaatagatagttGTAATTTTTCACAAAGAAATATACCATGttggttgttttttttaaaaaaatttaagtaatttttatgaatataaaattatattgcattataattttactttatcttttaataaaaatacgcTAAATATagattaataaataacaaactattaaaaatattaattaaatcataaacATTTCAAACAAATatgaagtttaaattttaaatttgactaatttaattaaaattgagcaacatttttttacaaatcaaaTTTTAGCTTTAATTAAGTACTCATTTTTTATTGACTAGTTTATGACTGGTCAAGCAGGACATGATGTTTCAAAAGTGTTTTACAACTAAATTCTTAGTGTACTCACTAAGCGTGCATTGCAAAGCCTGTAGAGTTGTCGGCACacttgaaataattaaattaacataacAGAACGCTGTGATccgtgaataataataataataatgttttaacTTAATTAGTAGTAGGCGTTTAAtttaacaaacttttttttttgaagaatctTAAAATCTCCCGTGCATGTAATATGTTCTTGTTTAGTTATGagttttctttgggattttgaGAGACTTAACCAGAGCATTTAAATTTGTTGTGTTGCTTTTTGGTTTGAAATATATCCCTTTTGGTGCCTACTTAATTAAGAGATCACAAGCAGTTGTGACTAAGGAGTTAGTCGACCATCAAGCTTAAGGCTCAGTCGCTACATGGGATACAGTCCCTCTATcgtgattaattaataatataatctgTTTCTACTCAccatgtataaaattaaaaatttcccCTTAATCGTTACATATTTCAAAGAACTGTTGATCATTGATCGAtaaactgtttttatttttcaccaaattaaaatttaccataaaataaaataaaatggtaaGCTGCTCAAATGTATCCCTCAAAGGGCAAGGATGTAACCACTATGATTCAATGTATCAAAGTCATGATTTGATAAGGGAATAACTTTTAGTTACAACAATGTGTCAATGTTCATGTTCTATCTAAATGTAAACAGGAGTTCCACTGCCACtgctaaaattaaataagtcCCAATGGTGATATGAACATGTTCTACTTCCGAATTGCACAGTACCCTCCTCTAGAAAAAAATTCTCAAGCGAtatcattatataaaaatatctatatagaaaaaaagttgttatgttaaatttatctatattatatagtttttatttaataaaattaaatgattagtataaatattatgagtttaaaaaataatacatattcaagcaaaaatattaaattatataaatttttttatttttaaattcattttttttaaggaaaatataTTGTTTCTAACATATTATTGACAATACTTGTATTATTTTTCagggtaaattatattttaggctCTCCTAACATTAGTAAAGTTTAAATTTGATcttcttaattgttttttattattattttgaaacctACTTTTTTCCGCCCAGTTTATTAACTTTGTTTGAGTCTTAGCCTAAATGGCTAACGGTATGACACGTcacttttgaaaattaaagttttatttaatttgaaatttgtaaattttaaaatgaaaataaaaaacaattgggAATTGTGGATCATTTCTAAATCGTTGGATTGATCTCGTAATAGCATGTTATTCTACATCCACCACACCAGATCATTTCTAAATCCTTGCCACCAACCATCGCTCGCCGTCACCAAAGGTGATTTCAGGCGAAAGTGCATCCTCCACACTAATGATTTCtgaaacaacaacaatatttttatgattcgATTGTTTCACTACTTTAATTCGCTTCATGATTCTTCCTTACCACACTAATGACTTCTGAAATgacaacaatatttttatgattcgATTGTTTCACTACTTCAATTCGCTTCATGATTCTTCCTTACCCCAACAATGTCCTTTCCTTCACCCTTCTCTTTCACTTACAGTTCTCGCCAAAGAGAGGGGAGTCGCTGTCGAAAATCACCTCCAACAGCCACGAATGACGGTCAAAGAGGTTTATTGGCGAACGAACAACGAAcatgattttataaaactttaattGTCGAATGACATGTGTCTTACGGTTAGCCACGTAGGCTAATTCTCAGATGGAGTTGGCAAGTTGGACCTAATAATTAGGTTTCAATTTTAAAGgcaccaaaataataaaaaaaatttaagaggaCCAAATCTGAGTTTTACTAATTTTAAGAGgacctaaaatataatttattttacttttttattgttgaatgtcatttgtttaaaattaaaatatttaaattttatttgatattaacTATGTTAAAGGATAAATAGAATGAATGTCATGTTATGTATTGAAAGTGAAATGTTAAAACacttaattataaaactttCAACAATACTTTCAtagttgataaaaatataaagtgagatttgataaatatattaaattaaattttatatattttgtgtagGTAATAAGTAACCGGTATGAATATgggtatataaatatttaatgaatatgATCAAAAAGATTAAAGTTGCTACCTATATTTGAATGTGATtggatttatgtattttttttccaaacaaagttttaggatgaataatataatatctTATATGAAGTCTACACAATCATTAAATAGGATcatagtaaaattatttttgtaagcaTTATTTGTTGAGATTTACTTTCAAATATAGGGATTCAATCAATTAgccaaattttattctaatagaTCATTGTTAATTTTAAGCACATGCTTTTCTATTGAAAATTACTGTACACAGATATAAATAGAACTAGAACTCTTTTGTGTTCCCATATTCAAACTCATGATAAAAACTAGATGCGGAAGCGTAACTAGATTAGTCATGatggaatgatgatgatgaaaggttgatcagaaaattattttttatgatcttCCAATTGTAGAgagtctttctcttttcttctctgtaTTTTACTCTTAGAAACTGGACGGATTATGTTGCGTTAAGTTGCTCTCTACTAATGGGAACCATAACCCACGGCCATCAATTACtctaaatttgataattataatttaacccctcatcaaattataatatcactaGTATCTACATAATTATCTTTTCATAACATATATGTCCTTAGTTatacttttatattgattagaccattttaatattttgattaattatataatgaccttaactcatttaattatgtgatatatatatatatatatatatatatatatatatatatatatatatatatatatatatatatatatatatatatgactcaaAACTGCTAACATTACTGGTCCTTAATTATTAGGGACGACTACACAATCTTGGCTTAACAATGATTTTGTTGCAGTGttgattgataataaaaaatgatttgcaAATATCAAAATGAATACGTAATCTTCCTAAAACTTTGGTACTCAAATCTTTAGTCTTTTAACAAAAGCTGCTTTAGACTTAAAAGAAACCAATTATATATGAGATACATTAACGGACAATAGTCGTAAAATTTGACATGGAAACTATACCTGAAAACTTGGCTAGTAACCATTACCTTGTCCTATTCGGCACTACCAACCAATTCACCACTAATTTTATGGTGCAACGATTGTATAACTCATGCTAGAAATGAGGGGGAAATTATTTCAATGCTACCAATAGGTCAGTGTCGTGTATAAAATCAGCagaatattttttatccaaaaaaaaaaagtagagttCGACTAATAAATTTCATTGTCgagtattcaatttttttagagctatcatattcatattcaatgaatgctaattaacaaataaaattttttaattaagttcggTTTAATCAATATAATCATCATCTAAGattgaaccttttttttttacagtagcAAGACAAAGTTTCCCATTAAATTGACcataatgaatttaaatttgaccAATTGATATAGACACTTTTTAGTCTATGCTAATATATAGTGTGTTGAACACAGATGATAATCATGATACTACTATATACTTTTGTATACTAACAAACTATTTATTAGTATCATAGATTATATTATCAGCTtaaactatttatattttttgttttagtagttCTCACTTCTCACTATGTATCGAATTTTAGAGAGATGCGATTTTATATTTGGTAATTAATAGTCAACGAATGATATTCTAAACTGATCACTAATAACTAATGATTATTGATATTTGATAGTAGCTCATAGCTCATAGCCGACGACCAACTATTGATAATCTGACGACTAATGACAGGCTCCAGAATTATTGGGATCAAATTAGGATCCATTAAAATTGTGTCAGTGATTCCAGAGTATAGAGAAACCAAATCGTGTTgacacaaataaatatttataaaaactatTCATACAGATTGGTCCAGTGATTCAAGAGTTCGAAAAGGatcagttatatatatatatatatcagattttaaacttttcatatatttataaataaaaaatgtaattgtagaaatttatttttatattttaagtataGATAGTATATTATGCACGTTAGATAGTTCATGGCCATATAATTGTTGATGAACACATTAGATAGTTCATAATAAAGAATTTTTATCAATCactctatatatttattttactggCTTGACTTGTATATAACAAATAAGCATTGTTCTAATATTacaatatcatataaaaattaacaatgtgATATCTAATATTGGACTAActtctaataatttaaatatgtgtGGTTAAATTTACATTGTCTCATTCAT includes these proteins:
- the LOC100809587 gene encoding WAT1-related protein At1g68170: MVEMRGICNVLHGLKPVLLMVLVQIAYTAVNVLFKLAINDGMSVKVATAYRLAFGSAFTVPLALISERNKRPKMTWRVLFMACLCGLFGGSLFQNLFYESLALTSATFASALYNLIPAITFVLAISCGFERLNLKAAAGKAKVLGTLLGIGGAMLLTFIKGAEINIWPFHINLMHPHQHQNGQVASLNADSGNNKLLGAICSLASCFSFALWLIIQAKMSKEYPCHYSSTALMSTAGAIQATAFGFCFERDLTQWKLGWNIRLLAVAYSGIVASGIVVIITAWCIQMRGPLFASVFNPLMLVLVAITGSLMLNENLYVGSVVGAVLIVCGLYMVLWGKSKEMKNITQLVPSETIREAEAIEVVVMPMSTPIDYEKCDQNNQGERNVDKEHCDDLTKNKEDDIRI